AAATTTACTTCAGTAATGTCTCACAGATCAGGAGAAACAGAAGATTCTACTATTGCTGATTTAGCAGTAGCTATGAACTGCGGGCAGATCAAAACAGGATCAGCTTCAAGATCAGACAGAATGGCTAAATACAACCAGTTATTGAGAATAGAAGAAGCTCTTGGAGAAACAGCTATTTTCCCAGGATTGGAAGCATTTAAAATTAAAAGATAATTGAAAATATAAATAACGGCGAACGATAATTTGTTTGCTGTTTTTTTATGGAATTTTAGTAAATTTAAAAAAAATAAATAAATAATGTCAGACAACAAAGTTATATTGAATTACGACGGTAATTCATATGAATATCCTATCGTGGATAGTACTATCGGAGACAGAGGGATAGATATTTCAAAACTAAGAGACCAGACGGGTCTTATTACCCTGGATTTAGGGTATAAAAACACCGGAGCTACCATTAGTGATATTACTTACTTAGACGGAGATAAAGGAGAATTATTCTACAGAGGTTATCCAATCGAGCAGATTGCTGAAAAATCTAACTTTACGGAGGTAATGTATCTTTTATTACACGGTGAATTACCTACTCAGGATCAGTACAGTTCTTTCGAAAACAATATCAAAAAATATAACTTCATCGCAGACGAAATGAAAAAGATCATTGATGTTTTTCCTCGTTCTGCTCACCCTATGGGAGTATTATCTTCCCTGACTTCTGCATTAACCGCTTTTAACCCAAAAGCTGTTAACGTAAATTCTAAAGAGGAAATGGACCATGCTGCTGAATTGATGATTGCTAAATTCTCTCATCTTTGTGCATGGACTTACAGAAAAACTCAAGGTTTACCATTAAACCATGGAGATAACAATCTTAACTATGTTGAGAATTTCTATAAAATGGCTTTCAGATTACCAAATGCTGATTTCGAAATCGATCCGGTAGTTGTAGGTGCATTGGATAAGTTATTAATTCTTCACGCTGACCACGAGCAAAACTGTTCTACATCTACTGTAAGAATGGTAGGTTCTGCTCATACAGGTCTTTTTGCTTCTATCTCTGCTGGGGTATCTGCTCTTTGGGGGCCTCTTCACGGTGGCGCTAACCAGGCAGTAATTGAAATGCTTGAATTAATTGAAAAAGATGGAGGAGATGTTTCTAAATATGTTGCAAAAGCAAAAGATAAGAACGATAACTTCCGTTTGATGGGATTCGGACACAGAGTTTACAAAAACTTCGACCCAAGAGCTAAAATCATTAAGAAAGCTGCTGATGATATTCTTAGTGCATTAGGAATCCAGGATAAAGCTCTAGATATTGCAATGCAATTAGAAAGAGTAGCTCTTGAGGATGAATACTTCATTGAAAGAAAATTATATCCAAACGTAGATTTCTATTCAGGAATTATTTACAGAGCGTTAGGAATTCCTACAGAAATGTTCACTGTAATGTTTGCATTAGGAAGACTTCCGGGATGGATTTCTCAGTGGAAAGAAATGAGATTAAAAGGAGATCCTATCGGAAGACCAAGACAGGTATATCAAGGAGCTCAGCAAAGAGACTATATCGATATGGTAAACAGATAATATCTGCTTCAACAATAAAAAAATCCCAAAGTGAGCTTTGGGATTTTTTGTTTCTTATCATATTCTTTGTAGGGTGTAGGAGGAAGAATTATAATAAAGAAATGATGGGATTTTAAAAATCGGATGTTGAAATTTCTTATTTTTACTTGGTGTAAAAAACTAATATACAATGACTTTCGGGGGTAAGTTGCAATTTCGGAAGCTCAAAATATCAGGGAAAGGAAATACAGAAAACTGGCGAGGAGAATAGAACAAGATAAAATAAAACCTGCTATTTTAGCAGGTTTTTGTTTTTTAATTATGGACATACACAATTACCACATGTCCAGATTCTGCAGCTTCCGTCATCATTCCATTCACAGCAGTATCTTGGCTTCGTTGGGCCAGCACCTCCAATAATTGATTTCTGTTGATCTCTTCCTAATTTTTGTGCATTTTTTAGCACTGAAATGTTCTTGTTCATGATTTTGATTTTTTGATGTTGATGATTTAGTTTTAATTTTATATAAAATTATATCACTAATATAGGAGTTTTATTTGTAATATTTACTATTATTTTTCAACAAATGTAGATGATAAACAGTTGTTTATAGATTTTTTTAAAGTTTAACGGGTCTCAGAAATGAATGAGTAGCATTATTCTATTGTAACCAAGAATAAATTCTTCGAGAAACTAATTCAAAAGTTTTCCAGCTAGGGACCTTTACTTATATTTGTACATTGCATAAATCTTTATGAAACTAAATATTAAAAACGAAACGGGGAGGTTAAAATCAGTTGTTCTGGGCCAACCTAATTCTCTGGGACCGGTTCCCACCCTTGAGGAAAGCTATGATGCCAAGTCATACTACTCAATCGAACACAACATATATCCTAAAGAATCGGATATTATTGATGAAATGAATGCTTTTGAAGCAGTACTGAAAAAATACGATGTGGAAGTTTTGCGTCCGAGCATTATCAAAGATTACAATCAGGTTTTTGCAAGAGATGTTGCTTTTGTAATTGATGATAAGATGATTATTTCCAATGTAATTGCTGACAGGGCAGATGAGCAGGAAGCTTACAAAAAAGTTTTTGAGAAAGTGGCCTGGAGAAAAATTATTAATCTCCCGGAAACGGCTCATATTGAAGGTGGAGATGTTATTGTCTGGGATGATTTCCTGTTTATAGGAACTTGCTTTAGCGAAGATTACAGAAATTACAAAACAGCAAGAACCAACGAATACGCCATAGAGATCCTAAAAGAGTACTTTCCCAAAAAGAGGATCATAGACCTCGAGTTAAAAAAGAATGATAAAATTCCTTTCGAGGGTATCCTTCACTTAGATTGTACATTCAATCCTGTTGGAAAGGATAAATGCCTTATCTATAAGAATGGTTTTGTGGACGAAAGCGATTATCGTTTGATTGTTGATATTTTCGGGGAGGAAAATTGTTTCCATTTGACAGATGAAGAGATGTTTGAAATGTTTCCTAATATCTTTTCTATATCTCCTGAAATAGTGGTTTCAGATCAAACATTTACAAGAATGAACAACCATCTGAGAAATGAATGGGGAATGACCGTAGAAGAGATTCCATACCGTGAAATTTCCAAAATGGGCGGACTTTTACGCTGCTCTACAATGCCATTAGTGAGAGAATAATAAAGTAAGAGTGTGAGAGAGTAAAGAGGTTTAATAGCCCAATCTTTCAATTTTTAAATTAAAAAACAATGCAAACTACAGATACAGTATTAATGATTGAACCGATTGCTTTCGGTTATAATGCGGAGACCGCAGAAAATAATTACTTTCAGGTTGAACAGAAAGATTCGGATGTTCAGGCTAAAGCTTTAAGCGAATTCAATGTTTTTGTTGAAAAGTTAAGAAATAAGGGGATCAATGTGATTACAATTAAAGATACCCCAGATCCTCATACTCCGGATTCTATTTTTCCGAATAACTGGGTAAGCTTCCATAATGATGGTAAAGTAGTTTTATACCCTATGTTTGCTTCAAACAGAAGAGTTGAGAGAAGAGAAGATATCCTGGAAACAATAAAAAGTAAAGGTTTTGAAATAACGGAAGTAGATGATTGGTCACTTCCTGAAATCCAGGGACACTTTTTAGAGGGAACAGGAAGCATGATCTTTGACCATGACAATAAAATCGCTTATGGTTCTGTTTCTTTAAGATTGGATGAAAAATTATTCAGAGATTTTTGCGAAAAATATGGTTTCGAACCTATTGTTTTTCATTCTTTTCAGACCGTAGGTTCAGAGAGACTTCCTATTTACCATACCAATGTTATGATGTGTGTAGCTGACAAATTTGTTGTCATTTGCCTGGACTGTATAGATAGCGAGCTTGAAAGAAGCAAGGTTATTGAAACCATCAAAAATTCAGGAAAAGAAATTATTGAGATTTCAGAAGAACAGATGCAGCAATTTGCGGGGAATATGCTTCAGGTCCAGAATAAGGAGGGTCAGAAATTTCTAGTAATGAGCCAGACTGCATATGAATCTTTAACATCAGATCAAGTATCAGCCATTGAAAAATATTGTGAAATTATCTATTCAGATCTAAATACAATAGAAGTAAATGGTGGTGGAAGTGCACGTTGTATGCTGGCAGAGGTTTTCTTGCCTAAGAATTAGATATAAAAGGAAAATAATATATTTGCGCAAAATATAATTAATTGGAATTATCAACCAGTAAAGGTTTACATATTCTTCTAACTTTGGAAACGGAGTTAGAAGATTTGCTATTAGACAGTAATGGTTTTCTTAAATATACCGAAGGAATTTTGGAAAATAAAGAAGTTGAAATCGTGGGAATAACGAATCACATATTTGAAAACCAAAGCTTTACTTCTGCTGTATGCCTTAAAGAATCTCATTTGTGTATTCACACATGGCCTGAGTATAAGCAATTAACATTTGATGTTTTCCTTTGCAATTATCTAAGGGATAACACCGATAAAGTTGAACAAATTGCAGATGAGATTATTCATTACTTTAAAGCCAAAGTCATCCAAAAACACAAGATTTATAGATAAAAAATGGATTATGTTTGTCCCGTCTGCAAAACTGTAAACACACACGAAATTAATTTTCCTGTAAATGAGTACGTGTGCAGATCATGTGCTAATCTTATTAATGTACACAAAAACGCTTCAAGTAGGGTCGTTAAAAAGCCAGTTGAAAATGTTGTGTTGGATATTGGAAGAAAAGGAATAATAAATGATACAGAATATAGTGTTGTAGGAATTATTGTTCGTAAATATGGTTCAAGTATTTATTGGCGTGAGTATTATTTGAAGGATGAAAAGAGGAATGATGCTTTTCTGAGTGAAAGTAATGGGCATTGGATCTTCTTGTTACCTCTGGCTAAAGAGAACTTAAGAACAAAAAGTTCTAAGCAGATTTTTAGGGATCAGAAGACATATAGATGGTATGAAACTACGCAATGTTATATTGATGCAGCAGCTGGTTTTTTTGAAGATGCATTGAACTTTAATTTGGCTACTTATAAAGAATATGTCAATGGTACAGAAATGATTTCTCAAGAACAGTCTGTAAGCGCCACGGAATATTTTGTGGGCAATCATGTTTCTAAGCATACTATAAAAAGAGCATTTAAAATTCCACATCTTCCTAATTATTCAGGAATTGGGATTGTACAGCCATTTTATTTTAATTTAAAACAGGCTATTAATATTCTTTGTATTGTTGCACTCTTAATTTGCCTGTTACAATTGTATGTTTATACTTCACGAAGTAACTATACAGTATTTGAGCAGACGGTAAAGTTTGAAGATGTGAAAAATAAAGAAATGGTTAGCAAAAGCTTTTCTCTTTCCGGAGGTTCAGCTCCTTTGAAAGTAAATTTACATTCAGCTGTAGATAATTCATGGGCGAATGTTCAATTGAGTCTTGTTAATGAAAATACAAACGAAGTTGTTTATACCTCTAAAGATATTGAAGAGTATCATGGATATGAAGATGGTGAAAACTGGAGTGAAGGTAGTACAAGCGAAGAATTTAATCTTTGTGGTATTTCTTCCGGGAAATATCATTTTGTAATTTCAGCTGAAAAACAGGAATCTATTTTAACTAGTACAGCTTCTAATTATTATACCTCCGCGGACGGTAGTGTAAGTTTATCCAGGGAAGCATCTGGAATAATTAATGTGGTGAACAATAATACACGAGAATCAGTGTCATTTGGAGATCTTAATACATTAAGAAAAGATCAATCTGATATAGGTGAACTTGTAAGAAGAACTTTTGGAAATCAAAATCTAGACTCGCTTCTTAGTTTAAATACAACGTTATCAGAGGCTTCACGAAATATAGAGAATAGAGATAATAGTTCTGTGGATATTAAAGCAACCTGGTTACCTGTCTCATTCTGGAACTTTGGAATTGTCCTAACTTTGATGATTATTTTCTTTATCATTTGTTATTGGGGCAGACATCTCTTCAATGTATCCAAATGGAGTGATAGTTCAAATTCACCATATATGCAATCTTAATTATGTCAGTAGTATTTAATTATCTAAAAGAAAATTGGTTCGTCTTCTTAG
The sequence above is drawn from the Chryseobacterium daecheongense genome and encodes:
- a CDS encoding citrate synthase, which gives rise to MSDNKVILNYDGNSYEYPIVDSTIGDRGIDISKLRDQTGLITLDLGYKNTGATISDITYLDGDKGELFYRGYPIEQIAEKSNFTEVMYLLLHGELPTQDQYSSFENNIKKYNFIADEMKKIIDVFPRSAHPMGVLSSLTSALTAFNPKAVNVNSKEEMDHAAELMIAKFSHLCAWTYRKTQGLPLNHGDNNLNYVENFYKMAFRLPNADFEIDPVVVGALDKLLILHADHEQNCSTSTVRMVGSAHTGLFASISAGVSALWGPLHGGANQAVIEMLELIEKDGGDVSKYVAKAKDKNDNFRLMGFGHRVYKNFDPRAKIIKKAADDILSALGIQDKALDIAMQLERVALEDEYFIERKLYPNVDFYSGIIYRALGIPTEMFTVMFALGRLPGWISQWKEMRLKGDPIGRPRQVYQGAQQRDYIDMVNR
- a CDS encoding arginine deiminase family protein — encoded protein: MKLNIKNETGRLKSVVLGQPNSLGPVPTLEESYDAKSYYSIEHNIYPKESDIIDEMNAFEAVLKKYDVEVLRPSIIKDYNQVFARDVAFVIDDKMIISNVIADRADEQEAYKKVFEKVAWRKIINLPETAHIEGGDVIVWDDFLFIGTCFSEDYRNYKTARTNEYAIEILKEYFPKKRIIDLELKKNDKIPFEGILHLDCTFNPVGKDKCLIYKNGFVDESDYRLIVDIFGEENCFHLTDEEMFEMFPNIFSISPEIVVSDQTFTRMNNHLRNEWGMTVEEIPYREISKMGGLLRCSTMPLVRE
- a CDS encoding arginine deiminase-related protein, with amino-acid sequence MQTTDTVLMIEPIAFGYNAETAENNYFQVEQKDSDVQAKALSEFNVFVEKLRNKGINVITIKDTPDPHTPDSIFPNNWVSFHNDGKVVLYPMFASNRRVERREDILETIKSKGFEITEVDDWSLPEIQGHFLEGTGSMIFDHDNKIAYGSVSLRLDEKLFRDFCEKYGFEPIVFHSFQTVGSERLPIYHTNVMMCVADKFVVICLDCIDSELERSKVIETIKNSGKEIIEISEEQMQQFAGNMLQVQNKEGQKFLVMSQTAYESLTSDQVSAIEKYCEIIYSDLNTIEVNGGGSARCMLAEVFLPKN
- a CDS encoding S-adenosylmethionine decarboxylase, with the protein product MELSTSKGLHILLTLETELEDLLLDSNGFLKYTEGILENKEVEIVGITNHIFENQSFTSAVCLKESHLCIHTWPEYKQLTFDVFLCNYLRDNTDKVEQIADEIIHYFKAKVIQKHKIYR
- a CDS encoding DUF4178 domain-containing protein produces the protein MDYVCPVCKTVNTHEINFPVNEYVCRSCANLINVHKNASSRVVKKPVENVVLDIGRKGIINDTEYSVVGIIVRKYGSSIYWREYYLKDEKRNDAFLSESNGHWIFLLPLAKENLRTKSSKQIFRDQKTYRWYETTQCYIDAAAGFFEDALNFNLATYKEYVNGTEMISQEQSVSATEYFVGNHVSKHTIKRAFKIPHLPNYSGIGIVQPFYFNLKQAINILCIVALLICLLQLYVYTSRSNYTVFEQTVKFEDVKNKEMVSKSFSLSGGSAPLKVNLHSAVDNSWANVQLSLVNENTNEVVYTSKDIEEYHGYEDGENWSEGSTSEEFNLCGISSGKYHFVISAEKQESILTSTASNYYTSADGSVSLSREASGIINVVNNNTRESVSFGDLNTLRKDQSDIGELVRRTFGNQNLDSLLSLNTTLSEASRNIENRDNSSVDIKATWLPVSFWNFGIVLTLMIIFFIICYWGRHLFNVSKWSDSSNSPYMQS